A single Thermosynechococcus vestitus BP-1 DNA region contains:
- a CDS encoding energy-coupling factor ABC transporter substrate-binding protein, producing the protein MNKKIAALLLGAGTVVLAIFPLLFVKGNFEGADAQAQDLIQEVAPDFQPWAKPLFEPPSSEVESLLFAVQAALGAGVIGFIAGQYHARSATPRHSKDPRA; encoded by the coding sequence ATGAATAAAAAAATAGCGGCACTTCTACTAGGAGCAGGAACCGTTGTCCTGGCCATCTTTCCTTTACTTTTCGTCAAGGGAAATTTTGAAGGTGCCGACGCCCAAGCGCAGGACTTGATTCAGGAGGTGGCGCCAGACTTTCAGCCGTGGGCAAAACCCCTTTTTGAGCCACCCAGTAGTGAAGTGGAATCGCTCTTATTTGCAGTACAAGCAGCCCTAGGGGCGGGGGTCATCGGCTTTATTGCTGGTCAGTACCACGCCCGTTCGGCAACCCCTCGTCATTCTAAGGATCCTAGGGCGTGA
- a CDS encoding cell division protein SepF, producing MSELTAFGHSLSSGYEVVVIKPQSLSDTTLIVQALRADKAVILNLEHLDVAEAQRISDFAAGSTYAINGHQSRLGDGVFLFTPNVINIQERTAVPTPAGLV from the coding sequence ATGAGTGAGTTGACTGCCTTTGGTCATTCCTTGAGTAGTGGCTATGAAGTGGTGGTGATCAAGCCGCAGTCCCTCAGTGATACCACCCTAATTGTGCAAGCGCTGCGGGCAGACAAGGCCGTCATTTTGAACCTAGAGCACCTTGATGTGGCTGAGGCACAGCGCATTTCTGATTTCGCCGCTGGTAGCACCTATGCCATCAATGGCCATCAATCGCGCCTTGGGGACGGCGTCTTTCTCTTTACTCCCAACGTGATTAATATCCAAGAGCGCACAGCAGTACCGACACCGGCTGGCCTGGTCTAA
- the recF gene encoding DNA replication/repair protein RecF (All proteins in this family for which functions are known are DNA-binding proteins that assist the filamentation of RecA onto DNA for the initiation of recombination or recombinational repair.): MFLKSLHLRHFRNYSEQSVTFAAPKTILVGDNAQGKSNLLEAVEWLATLQSHRTHRDRDLIQQGHESAQIEATLERQGVPLDLAVSLRPSSGRVLRVNGCTVKRTADFLGQLNAVEFSCLDLELVRGTPAIRRNWLDRILLQLEPLYSQLLQTYQKALRQRNALLKQAGSQGWDEALWQAWNQQLVINGTRIIRRRQRLIERLAPLAQDWHRVLSGDRETLTLSYESHVPLGDGTSEAIVAAFSEALATRRAIEFLQKTSLVGPHRDDVGFCLNAQSARQFASQGQQRTLVLALKLAELALVESVVGDTPLLLLDDVLAELDLQRQGILLEVMGDRYQTLMTTTHLAPFAAPWRQQAQILKVTAGTIASVSDTAAQTSD; the protein is encoded by the coding sequence GTGTTTCTCAAATCTCTCCATCTGCGCCACTTCCGCAACTACAGCGAGCAATCTGTGACGTTTGCTGCGCCAAAAACCATTCTCGTCGGCGACAATGCCCAAGGCAAATCCAATTTGCTGGAGGCTGTGGAGTGGCTGGCCACATTGCAATCCCATCGTACCCATCGCGATCGCGACCTGATTCAGCAGGGACACGAGAGTGCCCAAATTGAAGCCACCCTTGAGCGCCAAGGTGTTCCCCTTGATCTGGCGGTGAGTTTGCGACCCTCCTCAGGCCGTGTCCTACGGGTCAATGGCTGTACGGTCAAGCGCACTGCGGACTTTCTCGGTCAACTCAATGCGGTGGAATTTTCCTGCTTGGATTTGGAACTGGTGCGGGGCACCCCAGCTATTCGCCGCAACTGGTTGGATCGGATTTTGCTGCAGTTGGAACCCCTCTATAGTCAACTCCTGCAAACCTACCAAAAAGCCCTGCGCCAACGGAATGCGCTCCTCAAACAGGCAGGCAGCCAAGGATGGGATGAGGCCCTCTGGCAAGCATGGAATCAGCAATTGGTCATCAATGGCACCCGCATCATCCGCCGACGACAGCGCCTCATTGAACGCTTGGCTCCCTTGGCACAGGATTGGCATCGAGTCTTGAGTGGCGATCGCGAGACCCTGACCTTGAGTTATGAGAGCCATGTGCCCCTTGGGGATGGCACCTCTGAGGCCATTGTGGCAGCCTTTAGTGAGGCCTTGGCGACTCGCCGCGCCATTGAATTTCTCCAAAAAACTAGCCTGGTGGGGCCGCACCGTGATGATGTTGGCTTTTGTCTTAATGCTCAAAGTGCCCGTCAATTTGCTTCCCAAGGGCAGCAGCGGACGCTGGTATTGGCGTTGAAACTAGCGGAACTAGCTCTTGTGGAAAGCGTGGTTGGCGACACCCCCCTTTTGTTGTTGGACGACGTCCTCGCAGAATTGGATTTGCAGCGACAGGGAATTTTGCTGGAGGTGATGGGCGATCGCTACCAAACCCTGATGACCACCACCCACCTTGCCCCCTTTGCCGCCCCTTGGCGCCAGCAGGCGCAAATTCTTAAGGTAACGGCGGGGACGATCGCAAGCGTGTCTGACACTGCTGCTCAAACCAGCGACTAA
- a CDS encoding DUF427 domain-containing protein — MQRIPPAPGQESVWDYPRPPRLEPTAKHLRVIFNGLVIADTQRGKRVLETSHPPVYYFPPEDVQSQYLVPSARQTFCEWKGQGAYYHIKVGDRQAENAAWYYPKPTPAFAAIRNYIAFYAGLMDECTVDGVVVIPQPGGFYGGWITPDIVGPFKGAPGTWGW; from the coding sequence ATGCAACGGATTCCCCCTGCCCCTGGTCAAGAATCGGTCTGGGACTACCCCCGTCCCCCCCGTCTTGAACCCACGGCAAAACACCTGCGGGTGATCTTTAATGGTCTGGTGATTGCCGACACCCAGCGGGGAAAGCGGGTACTTGAAACCAGTCACCCCCCGGTATATTACTTTCCGCCAGAGGATGTGCAGTCGCAGTATCTGGTGCCCTCGGCACGGCAAACTTTTTGTGAATGGAAAGGCCAAGGAGCCTACTACCACATCAAGGTGGGCGATCGCCAAGCTGAGAATGCAGCGTGGTACTATCCCAAACCTACCCCTGCCTTTGCGGCAATCCGCAACTACATTGCCTTCTATGCTGGTTTGATGGATGAATGCACCGTAGATGGTGTGGTGGTGATTCCGCAACCGGGGGGCTTCTATGGCGGCTGGATTACGCCAGACATTGTTGGCCCATTCAAGGGGGCACCGGGAACCTGGGGCTGGTAA
- a CDS encoding energy-coupling factor ABC transporter permease, with amino-acid sequence MFSHMVKPTQAKRYASLGAIALLTTSLVVASPNPALAMHISEGFLPLGWAVGWWLAFLPFLAWGLWSLQQQIKQHSESVLLVALAGAYAFVVSSLKIPSVTGSCSHPIGIALGAILFRPPLMAVLGTLVLLFQSLLIAHGGLTTLGANAFSMAVVGPWLAWLTYCGVSRLRVKPAIALFAASFISNVGTYTLTSLQLALAFPDSVGGLATSFAKFGTLFAVTQIPLAISEGLLTVLVWNWLTTYCVAELQALRLLPQEELP; translated from the coding sequence ATGTTTAGTCATATGGTCAAACCTACTCAAGCAAAGCGATATGCTTCCCTGGGGGCGATCGCCCTTCTGACCACATCTCTCGTGGTAGCAAGTCCTAACCCCGCCTTGGCCATGCACATCAGCGAGGGCTTTTTGCCCCTGGGTTGGGCCGTGGGTTGGTGGCTGGCCTTTCTCCCCTTTTTGGCATGGGGACTGTGGTCATTGCAACAACAGATCAAACAACACTCCGAATCCGTCCTACTGGTTGCCTTGGCAGGCGCCTATGCCTTTGTTGTTTCTTCTTTGAAGATTCCCTCGGTTACAGGCAGCTGTTCCCATCCTATTGGGATTGCCCTGGGGGCTATTCTTTTTCGGCCCCCCTTAATGGCAGTATTGGGGACACTGGTGTTGCTCTTTCAGAGCCTCCTCATTGCCCATGGCGGATTGACGACACTGGGAGCCAACGCCTTCTCAATGGCGGTCGTAGGACCGTGGTTGGCTTGGCTCACCTACTGCGGTGTGTCTCGTTTGAGAGTGAAGCCGGCGATCGCTCTGTTTGCCGCTAGCTTCATCAGCAATGTGGGTACTTACACCTTGACCTCTTTGCAATTGGCCTTGGCCTTTCCCGACAGCGTGGGTGGCCTGGCCACTTCCTTTGCCAAATTTGGCACCCTCTTTGCAGTCACACAGATTCCCCTCGCCATCAGTGAAGGGCTGCTGACGGTCTTGGTGTGGAACTGGTTGACGACCTACTGCGTTGCAGAACTGCAGGCCTTAAGACTCTTGCCTCAGGAAGAGTTGCCCTAG